One part of the Maridesulfovibrio bastinii DSM 16055 genome encodes these proteins:
- a CDS encoding response regulator, producing MNNSSKKSVTIITASTEHAQIDKSSLLKHGLSTISQFNSGQEAFDHIKRTRPRLCIVDSQLDDMDGCALIRKLKSNRTTRMIPVMMITINNLKDHVLDAIAAGCAAYVIRPYAPATFERHLKYALSSIEYEEIEAEMLDHAIGLVADGFFDEAIEELEELTPVENDAVKYFDIGTHALLERKYGKAIIAFNKALKFNQMYAEAYQGLAEAHKGKGNEERYQEYLSKAADIYALQDRLQEAKDIYVKILKNNPDAMNPYNSLGVKLRKKGDYDGALHAYKQALELSPRDENLRYNIAKAYLFANDREAAIGHLKEALKIKKEFKEARDLLHRLHADMTEMEPSAIE from the coding sequence GTGAATAATTCAAGTAAAAAAAGCGTAACCATAATCACTGCCAGCACAGAGCACGCTCAGATTGATAAATCGTCTTTATTGAAGCACGGTCTATCAACCATTTCTCAATTCAACTCCGGGCAGGAAGCTTTTGACCACATAAAAAGGACAAGACCGAGACTCTGTATCGTGGACTCACAACTGGACGATATGGATGGTTGCGCTCTCATAAGAAAACTCAAGAGCAACCGTACAACAAGAATGATCCCGGTGATGATGATAACCATCAACAATCTTAAAGATCATGTGCTTGACGCCATTGCCGCAGGATGTGCCGCTTACGTCATCCGCCCCTACGCTCCCGCAACTTTTGAAAGACATCTTAAATACGCACTGTCTTCCATTGAATACGAAGAAATAGAAGCCGAAATGCTTGACCATGCCATAGGTCTGGTTGCCGACGGATTCTTTGATGAAGCTATTGAAGAACTTGAAGAGCTTACCCCGGTAGAAAATGACGCTGTTAAATATTTTGATATAGGAACCCATGCCCTGCTTGAAAGGAAGTACGGCAAAGCCATTATCGCCTTTAACAAGGCCTTAAAATTCAATCAGATGTATGCCGAGGCTTATCAGGGACTTGCTGAAGCCCACAAAGGAAAGGGAAATGAGGAAAGATATCAGGAATACCTTAGCAAGGCTGCTGATATTTACGCCCTTCAGGACAGACTTCAGGAAGCAAAAGATATTTACGTCAAAATCCTTAAAAACAATCCCGATGCAATGAACCCCTACAACAGCCTTGGGGTTAAACTCCGTAAAAAAGGTGACTATGACGGCGCCTTGCACGCTTATAAGCAGGCCCTTGAACTCTCGCCAAGAGACGAAAATCTGAGATACAATATTGCCAAGGCATACCTTTTTGCCAATGACAGGGAAGCAGCCATAGGACATCTCAAAGAAGCGCTCAAAATAAAAAAAGAGTTTAAAGAGGCCCGGGACCTCCTGCACAGACTGCATGCCGATATGACGGAAATGGAACCGTCAGCGATAGAATAA
- a CDS encoding AMIN domain-containing protein — protein sequence MSVSPFQRKAVLCLSLMVFALLFVVENTHALPAGNNALGSGVINAPSVRMKVNKVFLPLDDSEGANAKQENKSSKQGPKAQVPPKAQAQPKAKKVTGPDSGGVKNGKASANRGAAKNIAGKKTPEQKKAQQPAKKVTPVKNAKKPKPAPKGKDVRSKSADRKVAHDRKKIRKAAAGQVRGLNFNAGGKAFKAEVLLSKPADKVSWFSLKKPERLVVDLRGSWEGRVRSKHKLKNGPVKTVVVGEHSDRFRFVFYMKKGVSAAGLKPQIKKMPKKLGISFNINR from the coding sequence ATGTCTGTCAGTCCTTTCCAGAGAAAGGCCGTTTTATGTTTATCTTTAATGGTCTTTGCGCTTCTTTTTGTTGTTGAGAATACTCATGCCCTGCCGGCTGGGAACAACGCACTCGGTAGTGGGGTCATAAATGCTCCCTCAGTGCGGATGAAAGTTAATAAAGTCTTCCTGCCTCTGGATGATTCTGAAGGCGCCAATGCTAAACAGGAAAACAAGTCCTCTAAGCAGGGGCCAAAAGCTCAAGTTCCGCCAAAAGCACAAGCTCAGCCAAAAGCAAAAAAAGTTACCGGTCCTGATTCTGGCGGGGTTAAAAATGGGAAGGCTTCGGCAAACCGGGGCGCAGCAAAAAATATTGCCGGGAAAAAGACCCCGGAACAGAAGAAAGCGCAGCAGCCTGCAAAAAAAGTAACCCCCGTAAAGAATGCTAAAAAACCAAAGCCAGCACCCAAGGGCAAGGATGTTCGCAGTAAGTCCGCGGACAGGAAAGTTGCACATGACAGGAAAAAAATCAGAAAAGCTGCCGCCGGTCAGGTTAGAGGACTGAATTTTAATGCTGGCGGTAAAGCGTTTAAAGCCGAAGTTCTGCTTTCAAAGCCTGCGGATAAAGTCAGCTGGTTCAGTCTTAAAAAACCGGAGCGTCTGGTGGTCGACCTGCGTGGATCATGGGAAGGCCGGGTGCGTTCAAAGCATAAGCTGAAAAATGGTCCGGTAAAGACAGTTGTGGTTGGCGAACATTCAGACCGTTTCAGGTTTGTTTTTTATATGAAGAAAGGGGTATCCGCTGCGGGTTTAAAACCCCAGATTAAGAAAATGCCTAAAAAATTGGGAATCTCTTTCAATATCAACCGTTAG